A single window of Labrus mixtus chromosome 23, fLabMix1.1, whole genome shotgun sequence DNA harbors:
- the LOC132958115 gene encoding LOW QUALITY PROTEIN: asialoglycoprotein receptor 1-like (The sequence of the model RefSeq protein was modified relative to this genomic sequence to represent the inferred CDS: deleted 1 base in 1 codon) yields MFGHQTVCQTSSWRRRGRTQRLLKENKDITMTTEYHDEAEDDSNSFWNKEPRPVYFSGVSRFRRWLFPALTATVIMILIIALGATNTRTSNRLWSVENRVSNVTESLSVAQQLTRDAAKEVLRMRFAVESNKDQLTSVEEALRQLAALESLSKTVAGLKCSLERLINNGSTAVGCCPLNWELFQTSCYLFSKTPLAWHTARDWCNGHESHLVILNSDEEWDYVTQQTRGAFYWVGLTDEKTGRWEWVNQTPYVMNRRRWMPGQPDSWTNHGLGPGDEDCAHLHNDGRLNDIHCSPGCATSARGTASGAKEQRPHTHRTQAPPQNCLVLLLKYVF; encoded by the exons ATGTTTGGACATCAGACTGTTTGTCAGACTTCATCGTGGAGACGAAGAGGACGAACACAGCGACTGTtgaaggagaacaaagacattACCATGACGACTGAGTATCACGACGAGGCTGAAGATGACAGTAACTCCTTCTGGAACAAAG agcCTCGTCCCGTCTATTTCTCAGGAGTCTCCAGGTTCAGGCGTTGGTTGTTTCCAGCTCTGACCGCTACAGTCATCATGATTCTGATCATAGCGCTGGGAGCTACTA acacAAGGACATCAAACAGGCTGTGGTCTGTGGAGAACAGAGTTTCTAATGTGACTGAATCCCTGAGCGTGGCGCAGCAGCTCACCAGAG atGCAGCTAAAGAAGTTCTCCGCATGAGATTTGCCGTGGAGAGCAACAAGGACCAGCTGACCTCAG tggaAGAGGCATTGAGGCAGCTGGCAGCTCTGGAATCCCTCAGTAAGACCGTTGCTGGTCTTAAATGTTCCCTCGAGCGCCTCATCAATAACG GTTCAACCGCAGTCGGATGCTGTCCTCTAAATTGGGAACTTTTTCAGACCAGCTGTTACTTGTTCAGTAAGACACCTTTGGCGTGGCACACTGCCAGAGACTGGTGCAACGGACACGAGTCTCACCTGGTTATACTCAACTCGGACGAAGAGTGG GACTATGTGACACAACAAACCCGTGGGGCTTTCTACTGGGTGGGTCTGACGGATGAGAAAACTGGGAGGTGGGAGTGGGTCAACCAGACTCCGTACGTCATGAACCGAAG GCGCTGGATGCCCGGTCAGCCTGACAGCTGGACCAATCATGGCCTCGGCCCTGGAGATGAAGACTGTGCGCACCTGCACAACGACGGGCGCCTCAACGACATCCACTGCTCC CCAGGATGCGCTACGTCTGCCAGAGGCACAGCATCAGGAGCTAAAGAGCAAAGACCCCACACCCACAGAACACAGGCTCCCCCACAAAACTGCTTAGTTCTACTGTTAAAATATgtcttttaa
- the asgr1a gene encoding asialoglycoprotein receptor 1: MPDYHREQDTNALWIKDGLPVPLSVVSFIKRWLFPALTATVIFILIIVLGVSNTKTSNHLSSVEKSVSNLSDVIKSLNTSLQQAQERAKEVERIRFAVENNKGQLNSVSEALKQLSVVDYLSRSVASLKCSLERIVNNGSGIAACCPPHWDQFDYNCYYFSTVSLSWNESKLWCEKKEAHLLILHSDKAWDFVTRHAASRWFWVGLSDWRTGRWEWINRTPYTIEHRRWMPGQPDNWFDHGLGPGGEDCAHMHNDGRLNDQYCSTKMRFVCQKHRETQHEGIKRQNPRPHRAPLL; this comes from the exons ATGCCTGACTATCATCGTGAGCAAGACACGAACGCCCTCTGGATCAAAg ATGGTCTTCCTGTCCCTCTCTCAGTTGTTTCCTTCATCAAACGCTGGTTGTTTCCTGCTCTGACGGCTACAGTCATCTTCATTCTCATCATTGTCCTGGGAGTCAGCA ACACAAAGACGTCCAATCATCTGTCGTCCGTAGAGAAGAGTGTTTCAaacctcagtgatgtcatcaaatcACTGAACACCTCCCTGCAGCAAGCTCAAG aaagagCGAAAGAAGTGGAAAGGATTCGGTTTGCTGTGGAGAACAACAAAGGCCAGCTGAACTCAG tgTCCGAGGCGTTGAAGCAGCTGTCGGTGGTGGATTATCTCAGCAGGAGTGTCGCATCGCTCAAATGTTCCCTTGAACGCATCGTCAACAACG GGTCTGGCATCGCTGCTTGTTGTCCTCCACATTGGGATCAGTTCGACTATAACTGTTATTACTTCagcactgtgtctctgtcctggAACGAGTCCAAACTgtggtgtgaaaaaaaagaagctcaccTGCTCATCCTGCACAGTGACAAGGCGTGG gACTTTGTGACGCGTCATGCAGCCTCCCGCTGGTTCTGGGTCGGGCTGTCCGACTGGAGGACTGGTCGCTGGGAGTGGATTAACCGCACACCGTACACCATAGAGCACAG GCGCTGGATGCCGGGTCAGCCTGACAACTGGTTCGATCATGGTTTAGGTCCCGGAGGTGAAGACTGTGCTCACATGCACAACGATGGACGCCTCAACGACCAGTACTGCTCCACCAAGATGCGCTTTGTCTgccagaaacacagagaaacacagcacGAGGGGATAAAGCGCCAGAACCCCCGTCCCCATCGAGCACCACTGCTGTAA
- the LOC132958122 gene encoding cytochrome b5 domain-containing protein 1, translated as MDRPKYFTPSEVSAHNTAADLWVSFLGRVCDLTPLMEQHKGDDLLLPIMQCAGKDISSWFDPETKDILRYIDPVTNCERYYTPRGRFVHTPPAGPRSDWASVKGPPWWKDGRYEVGLLSTKTRWIRVVNTLTSQEQRLQVCSEETLDEILRRYLRYNSHARSYTWKHNGGVLDMSLTLGENNVLDEDRELEQLRLDRDLFTPAILLHFNDDLTEG; from the exons ATGGACAGGCCGAAGTACTTCACTCCCTCCGAGGTCTCCGCTCACAACACCGCGGCCGACCTGTGGGTGTCGTTTCTGGGCAGAGTGTGTGACCTGACCCCGCTGATGGAGCAACACAAAG gagaCGACCTCCTGTTACCCATCATGCAATGTGCCGGTAAGGACATCAGCTCCTGGTTCGACCCTGAAACCAAAGAC ATCCTGAGATACATAGATCCAGTGACTAACTGTGAGCGGTACTACACCCCCAGGGGGCGCTTTGTGCACACCCCCCCAGCCGGCCCTCGCTCAGACTGGGCCAGTGTCAAGGGCCCCCCCTGGTGGAAGGACGGGCGCTACGAGGTGGGACTGCTATCGACCAAAACCAGGTGGATACGTGTCGTCAACACGCTGACATCACAGGAGCAGAGACTGCAG gtgtgttcagaggaGACTCTGGATGAGATCCTCCGGCGTTACCTGCGCTACAACTCCCACGCCCGCAGCTACACCTGGAAACACAACGGAGGCGTCCTGGACATGAGCCTGACGCTCGGCGAGAACAACGTCCTCGACGAAGACCGGGAGCTCGAGCAGCTGAGACTGGACCGAGACCTCTTCACCCCCGCCATCCTGCTGCACTTCAACGACGACCTGACCGAGGGCTGA